A genomic segment from Ramlibacter agri encodes:
- a CDS encoding Bug family tripartite tricarboxylate transporter substrate binding protein: MPAQKLTRRAFAAGCAAVLAPAFAQERFPSRTIRLISPAPPGALSDTLPRLLASELGASMHSTVIVENKPGAGGAIGASTVAHAPADGYTLLLGTGGIMDFNPHLLPQVGYDPRKDFTGLALAASTPLYLVVRSDSPYKTFDDLVAAAKAKPGELAHGTLGNGSTVAVACTLLARAKGLQFIEVPFAGYAPGLQELLAGRLAFFMVDGSALSRIEGGSLRALAVTTALRAKRLPAVPTLKELGAAVDLSVWFGLFGPAGLPQAVAQKLSAELKAAIEKPAVRTQLAGFGLEPGSLFGDAFQQYHLAEVARWAGILPALGLKAST, encoded by the coding sequence ATGCCTGCCCAGAAACTCACGCGCCGGGCCTTTGCCGCCGGTTGCGCCGCCGTCCTGGCCCCCGCCTTCGCCCAGGAACGCTTCCCCTCCCGCACCATCCGCCTCATCTCGCCGGCGCCGCCCGGCGCACTGTCGGACACGCTGCCGCGGCTGCTGGCCAGCGAGCTGGGCGCTTCGATGCATTCCACGGTGATCGTCGAGAACAAGCCGGGCGCCGGCGGCGCCATCGGCGCATCCACGGTGGCCCATGCGCCGGCTGACGGCTACACGCTGCTGCTGGGCACCGGCGGCATCATGGACTTCAACCCGCACCTGCTGCCGCAGGTGGGCTACGACCCGCGCAAGGACTTCACGGGCCTGGCACTGGCGGCGTCGACACCGCTGTACCTCGTCGTGCGGTCCGACTCCCCCTACAAGACCTTCGACGACCTCGTCGCCGCCGCCAAGGCGAAGCCCGGCGAGCTGGCCCATGGCACGCTGGGCAACGGCTCCACGGTGGCCGTGGCCTGCACGCTGCTCGCGCGCGCCAAGGGCCTGCAGTTCATCGAAGTGCCCTTCGCCGGCTACGCGCCCGGCCTGCAGGAACTGCTGGCGGGCCGCCTGGCCTTCTTCATGGTCGATGGCAGCGCGCTGTCCCGGATCGAAGGCGGTTCGCTGCGCGCCCTGGCCGTGACCACGGCGCTGCGCGCCAAGCGCCTTCCCGCGGTCCCTACGCTGAAGGAACTGGGCGCCGCGGTCGACCTGTCGGTGTGGTTCGGCCTGTTCGGGCCCGCGGGCCTGCCGCAAGCCGTCGCGCAGAAGCTGTCCGCCGAACTGAAGGCGGCCATCGAGAAGCCGGCGGTTCGCACGCAACTCGCCGGCTTCGGCCTCGAGCCCGGCTCGCTGTTCGGCGACGCCTTCCAGCAATACCACCTGGCCGAAGTCGCGCGCTGGGCCGGCATCCTGCCCGCGCTGGGGCTCAAGGCCAGCACGTGA
- a CDS encoding amidohydrolase family protein, translating into MSKRTFLRCGLAAALMAALGSCATAPLPVSEGTVIRDVAVVDTRTGALQPHRNVVLQGGRILAVTDGPVALSGTAAEVDGSGKYLVPGFNDMHTHALPRVQQQPGVWALLVANGITGIREMAGAPELIAAAHKMNAERAAGRLDAPEILQIPGPLFLGAPSAAAAKQAVRAHKAMGADFIKVVDGSNEAVRAVLEEARAQGLHVSGHLEPMFDTTEAARAGWRSIEHLGSGMGERLDCSADAAGVRSALARGEGAHPAFTPAYILNPMLFRAEDAPLYRRILATQDAAKCSALAAEFARDETWQVPTLIRVHGMVFSDAAVHRQDPHLASMDAATRAQWEDVGRRYAQMPPAAAATFREYYAKQAALLPLFREAGVKMMTGSDLGGAWVVPGFALHDEFRLLAAAGLTPLQVLQMTTWNPAEYLGRQATMGSVEPGRQADLVLLDANPLADVANLDRIAAVVLRGKVLQRPELQRMLEDAAHEAR; encoded by the coding sequence ATGTCCAAGAGAACTTTCCTGCGCTGCGGCCTGGCCGCGGCCCTGATGGCCGCCCTCGGTTCCTGCGCCACGGCGCCGCTGCCGGTGAGCGAGGGCACCGTCATCCGCGACGTGGCCGTGGTCGACACGCGCACCGGCGCGCTGCAGCCGCACCGCAACGTGGTGCTGCAAGGCGGCCGCATCTTGGCCGTCACCGACGGGCCGGTCGCGCTGTCAGGCACGGCGGCCGAGGTCGACGGCAGCGGCAAGTACCTGGTGCCCGGCTTCAACGACATGCACACCCATGCCTTGCCGCGCGTGCAGCAGCAGCCCGGCGTCTGGGCGCTGCTGGTGGCCAATGGCATCACGGGCATCCGCGAGATGGCGGGCGCGCCGGAGCTGATCGCCGCCGCCCACAAGATGAACGCCGAGCGCGCGGCCGGCCGCCTGGACGCGCCGGAGATCCTGCAGATCCCCGGCCCGCTGTTCCTGGGCGCGCCCAGCGCCGCAGCGGCCAAACAGGCGGTGCGTGCGCACAAGGCCATGGGCGCGGACTTCATCAAGGTGGTCGACGGCTCCAACGAAGCCGTGCGCGCGGTGCTGGAGGAGGCACGCGCGCAAGGCCTGCACGTTTCCGGCCACCTGGAGCCGATGTTCGACACGACCGAAGCAGCGCGCGCCGGCTGGCGCAGCATCGAGCACCTCGGCTCGGGCATGGGCGAGCGGCTCGATTGCTCCGCCGATGCAGCCGGCGTGCGCAGCGCTCTGGCCCGCGGCGAAGGCGCGCATCCGGCCTTCACGCCGGCCTACATCCTCAACCCGATGCTGTTCCGGGCCGAGGATGCGCCGCTGTACCGGCGCATCCTGGCGACCCAGGACGCGGCGAAGTGCAGCGCGCTCGCCGCGGAGTTCGCCCGCGACGAGACCTGGCAGGTGCCGACCTTGATCCGTGTGCACGGCATGGTGTTCAGCGATGCCGCCGTGCACCGGCAGGATCCGCACCTGGCCTCCATGGACGCCGCCACGCGCGCGCAGTGGGAGGACGTGGGCCGGCGCTATGCGCAGATGCCGCCGGCCGCGGCCGCCACCTTCCGCGAGTACTACGCGAAGCAGGCGGCCCTGCTGCCCTTGTTCCGGGAGGCTGGTGTGAAGATGATGACCGGCTCCGACCTGGGCGGCGCCTGGGTCGTGCCAGGCTTCGCGCTGCATGACGAGTTCCGCCTGCTCGCGGCCGCCGGCCTCACGCCGCTGCAGGTGCTGCAGATGACGACCTGGAACCCGGCCGAATACCTGGGCCGGCAGGCCACCATGGGCAGCGTGGAGCCGGGCCGCCAGGCCGACCTGGTGCTGCTGGACGCGAACCCGCTGGCCGACGTGGCGAACCTCGATCGCATCGCGGCCGTCGTGCTGCGCGGGAAGGTGCTGCAGCGCCCGGAGCTGCAGCGGATGCTGGAGGACGCGGCGCACGAGGCTCGCTGA
- a CDS encoding bestrophin family protein, with protein MIVRDRPHGLQLFFTLRGSVLPHIAGKLATCTVLALLVTLSHGVLYHSKITLTSVPFTLIGLALAIFLGFRNSAAYDRFWEARRLWGDLVHRSRSFARQVQSLPLFDKPVGPEDQDDPRRLLMLRTIAFASALRHQLRGSDCNADMQRLLPADEAAAMNASTRGTEFLLRHMAEDLGALVRAHKLHPALAANTDQSLSAMAAVAAGCERIKQTPIPFAYTLLLHRTAWLYCFLLPFGLVDTVGYMTPFVVAIVAYTFFGLAALGDEIEEPFGTLDNHLPLDALCREIEVSVLDTLGVRDLPPRLAPVDSRLT; from the coding sequence ATGATCGTCCGCGACCGCCCGCACGGCCTGCAGCTGTTCTTCACGCTCCGCGGCTCCGTGCTGCCCCACATCGCCGGCAAGCTGGCGACCTGCACCGTGCTCGCGCTGCTGGTGACGCTGTCGCACGGCGTCCTCTATCACTCGAAGATCACGCTCACGAGCGTGCCCTTCACGCTGATCGGGCTGGCGCTGGCGATCTTCCTGGGCTTTCGCAACAGCGCCGCCTATGACCGCTTCTGGGAGGCGCGCCGGCTCTGGGGCGACCTGGTGCACCGCTCGCGCAGCTTCGCGCGCCAGGTGCAGTCGCTGCCGCTGTTCGACAAGCCGGTGGGGCCCGAGGACCAGGACGATCCGCGCCGGTTGCTGATGCTGCGCACGATTGCCTTCGCTTCGGCGCTGCGCCACCAGCTGCGTGGCTCCGACTGCAATGCCGATATGCAGCGCCTTTTGCCGGCCGATGAGGCCGCGGCGATGAACGCTTCGACGCGTGGCACCGAGTTCCTGCTGCGGCACATGGCGGAGGATCTCGGTGCCCTCGTGCGGGCGCACAAGCTGCATCCGGCGCTGGCGGCCAACACCGACCAGTCGCTGTCCGCGATGGCGGCCGTCGCTGCCGGCTGCGAACGCATCAAGCAGACGCCGATCCCCTTTGCCTACACGCTGCTGCTGCACCGCACGGCCTGGCTGTATTGCTTCCTGCTGCCCTTCGGGCTGGTGGACACGGTGGGCTACATGACGCCCTTCGTCGTCGCCATCGTCGCCTACACCTTCTTCGGCCTGGCGGCGCTGGGCGACGAAATCGAGGAGCCCTTCGGCACCCTGGACAACCACCTGCCGCTCGATGCGCTGTGCCGCGAGATCGAGGTGAGCGTGCTGGACACGCTGGGCGTGCGCGACTTGCCGCCGCGGCTGGCGCCGGTGGATTCGCGCCTGACCTGA
- a CDS encoding Bug family tripartite tricarboxylate transporter substrate binding protein, whose amino-acid sequence MLNTVRRSFVLLAIAAAASTALAAPPSPAKPASQAGMPANWPSKPLRILVGFPPGSTPDQVARTIAEPLSKALGQPVSVENKPGAGGNVAAAELVNATDNYTIGFLINGNMTIAKMLAPSTPFDPEKDLQPLSLVGTAPLLLVAPANAPGKNAQEFFFNARNAGDSWKYGSPGVGTVGHLGIELLRTKTNISPVHMPFPGNPQTVAALEANKVQMALLPPGIAIPQVKAGKLKAIGMTSLARSPLGPDYPTLNEEGIRGFQLEVWVAAAAPNSMPKPIAEKLAAMISEITRTPEVRGKLLTQGWEAAGTTPDGLAHRVNSDTAMLGGVILMRGIKAE is encoded by the coding sequence ATGTTGAACACCGTGCGCCGCAGCTTCGTGCTGCTGGCCATCGCCGCCGCCGCGTCCACCGCGCTGGCCGCCCCGCCCTCGCCCGCCAAACCCGCATCGCAGGCCGGCATGCCGGCCAACTGGCCCAGCAAGCCGCTGCGCATCCTGGTGGGCTTCCCGCCCGGCTCCACGCCGGACCAGGTGGCCCGCACGATCGCCGAGCCGCTGTCCAAGGCGCTCGGCCAGCCCGTGAGCGTGGAGAACAAGCCGGGCGCCGGCGGCAACGTCGCCGCCGCCGAACTGGTGAACGCCACCGACAACTACACGATCGGCTTCCTGATCAACGGCAACATGACGATCGCCAAGATGCTGGCGCCGTCCACGCCCTTCGATCCGGAGAAGGACCTGCAGCCGCTGTCGCTGGTCGGCACCGCGCCGCTGCTGCTGGTGGCGCCGGCGAACGCGCCCGGCAAGAACGCGCAGGAGTTCTTCTTCAACGCCCGCAACGCCGGCGACAGCTGGAAGTACGGCTCGCCCGGCGTCGGCACCGTCGGCCACCTGGGCATCGAGCTGCTGCGCACCAAGACCAACATCAGCCCGGTGCACATGCCCTTCCCGGGCAACCCGCAGACCGTGGCGGCGCTGGAAGCCAACAAGGTGCAGATGGCGCTGCTGCCGCCCGGCATCGCGATCCCGCAGGTGAAGGCCGGCAAGCTGAAGGCCATCGGCATGACCTCGCTGGCGCGCAGCCCGCTGGGCCCGGACTACCCGACGCTCAACGAAGAAGGCATCCGCGGCTTCCAGCTCGAAGTGTGGGTCGCCGCGGCGGCGCCGAACTCGATGCCCAAGCCGATCGCCGAGAAGCTGGCAGCGATGATCTCGGAGATCACGCGCACGCCGGAAGTGCGCGGCAAGCTGCTGACGCAGGGCTGGGAAGCCGCGGGCACCACGCCGGATGGCCTGGCGCACCGCGTGAATTCCGACACCGCGATGCTCGGTGGGGTGATCCTGATGCGGGGCATCAAGGCGGAGTAA
- a CDS encoding ABC transporter permease — MNEPSLGYGTLAIAALLVVANAALSLRLGLGVGRSQLVAGARMVVQLLLVGLVLKTVFAFGSPWLVGAVLLAMLGSAAWETMSRQQRRFRGHWSYSMGAGAITVATLPVTALAIGLLHPDPWFDPRFTVPMFGIILGNVMSGISVSLNAFNITIVREQRAIEARLALGATRDEALAPVRRDALKSGIIPSINQMSAAGIITLPGMMTGQVLAGMSPFDAAKYQVLVLFLLGGATGFGAAAAVMAATRRVTDARHRLRLDRIVGREGTP; from the coding sequence ATGAACGAACCCTCGCTCGGCTACGGCACCCTGGCCATCGCGGCGCTGCTGGTGGTCGCCAATGCGGCCCTGTCGCTGCGGCTCGGGCTGGGCGTCGGCCGCTCCCAGCTGGTTGCCGGCGCCCGCATGGTGGTGCAGCTGCTGCTGGTCGGCCTGGTGCTGAAGACGGTGTTCGCGTTCGGCTCGCCATGGCTCGTGGGCGCCGTGCTGCTCGCGATGCTTGGCAGCGCGGCGTGGGAGACGATGTCGCGCCAGCAGCGCCGCTTCCGCGGGCACTGGTCCTATTCGATGGGCGCCGGCGCCATCACGGTGGCAACCTTGCCGGTGACCGCGCTCGCGATCGGCCTGCTGCATCCGGACCCGTGGTTCGACCCGCGTTTCACGGTGCCCATGTTCGGCATCATCCTGGGCAACGTCATGAGCGGCATCAGCGTCAGCCTCAACGCGTTCAACATCACGATCGTGCGCGAGCAGCGCGCCATCGAGGCGCGGCTGGCCCTGGGCGCCACGCGCGACGAAGCGCTGGCGCCGGTGCGGCGCGATGCGCTCAAGAGCGGCATCATCCCCAGCATCAACCAGATGTCGGCGGCCGGCATCATCACGCTGCCCGGCATGATGACGGGCCAGGTGCTGGCCGGCATGTCGCCTTTCGATGCGGCGAAGTACCAGGTGCTCGTGCTGTTCCTGCTGGGTGGCGCCACCGGCTTCGGCGCCGCCGCGGCCGTGATGGCGGCGACGCGGCGCGTGACGGATGCACGGCACCGGCTGCGCCTCGACCGCATCGTGGGCCGCGAAGGCACGCCTTAG
- a CDS encoding ABC transporter ATP-binding protein, with translation MLELHGLHRLHVGPITLNVEAGECIAIQGRSGSGKSVLLRMIADLDPHAGEAALDGTACSAMRAPAWRKCVTYVAADSGWWAERIGDHYPDPQHARALLPQVGLPEEAIAWPVGRLSTGERQRAALLRALTPDNRVLLLDEPTSGLDSESRGQVEALLRARMRDGCAVVLVTHDPEQAGRLARRRFAMDAGQLRETAA, from the coding sequence ATGCTGGAACTCCACGGCCTCCATCGCCTGCACGTCGGGCCCATCACCCTGAACGTGGAGGCCGGCGAGTGCATCGCCATCCAGGGCCGCTCCGGCTCGGGCAAGTCGGTCCTGCTGCGCATGATCGCGGACCTCGACCCGCATGCCGGCGAAGCCGCGCTCGATGGCACCGCCTGTTCCGCGATGCGTGCGCCGGCCTGGCGCAAGTGCGTCACCTACGTCGCCGCCGACTCCGGCTGGTGGGCCGAACGCATCGGCGACCATTACCCCGACCCGCAGCACGCCCGCGCGCTGCTGCCGCAAGTGGGCCTACCCGAAGAAGCCATAGCCTGGCCGGTGGGCCGGCTCTCCACCGGCGAGCGCCAGCGCGCCGCGCTGCTGCGCGCGCTGACCCCGGACAACCGCGTGCTGCTGCTGGACGAGCCGACCTCCGGCCTCGACAGCGAAAGCCGCGGCCAGGTCGAGGCCCTGTTGCGCGCACGCATGCGCGATGGCTGCGCGGTGGTCCTCGTCACCCACGATCCCGAACAGGCCGGGCGGCTCGCCCGCCGGCGCTTCGCCATGGACGCGGGCCAGCTGCGCGAGACGGCGGCATGA